The Deltaproteobacteria bacterium genome has a segment encoding these proteins:
- a CDS encoding DEAD/DEAH box helicase, whose protein sequence is MSFDLLGLRAELLKAVEGEGYTDPTPIQAKTIPVILEGRDVMAGAQTGTGKTAAFTLPMLELLSRTRREERGRAPRALVLTPTRELAAQVGESVRTYGKNLRLRAAVIYGGVGINPQIDELRRGVDILVATPGRLLDHAGQRTVNLSEVEILVLDEADRMLDMGFIHDIRRVLKLLPGRRQNLLFSATYNDEIKRLADGLLHEPAVLEAARRNTPAEAVSQVVHPVKQTRKRELLSHLVKSGGWRQALVFTRTKHGANRLAEQLLKDGINSTAIHGNKSQSARTRALSEFKNGSVRVLVATDIAARGLDIESLPHVVNYDLPNIPEDYIHRIGRTGRAGAGGTALSLVSADEKEYLTNIQRLLGRKIPVEEVPGFQQDASEPSAPRAAAHQRSAGNSRFNSPGGFRRPSRRG, encoded by the coding sequence ATGTCATTTGATCTACTCGGCTTGAGGGCCGAACTGCTGAAAGCCGTGGAAGGGGAGGGCTATACTGACCCCACACCCATCCAGGCCAAGACCATCCCCGTTATCCTCGAAGGCCGAGACGTAATGGCGGGCGCCCAGACCGGCACAGGAAAGACCGCCGCTTTCACGCTCCCGATGCTCGAACTTCTGAGCCGGACGAGGCGCGAGGAAAGAGGCAGGGCGCCCAGGGCCCTTGTCCTCACACCCACCCGTGAGCTTGCCGCGCAGGTCGGAGAAAGTGTGCGGACCTACGGCAAGAACCTCCGCTTGAGGGCTGCTGTCATTTACGGCGGCGTGGGCATAAACCCCCAGATAGATGAGCTCCGCCGCGGGGTGGACATACTCGTCGCCACCCCTGGCCGCCTCCTCGACCACGCGGGGCAGAGGACGGTTAACCTCTCGGAGGTAGAGATACTCGTCCTCGACGAGGCGGACCGCATGCTCGACATGGGCTTCATACACGACATACGCCGCGTATTGAAGCTCCTTCCCGGAAGGCGGCAGAACCTCCTCTTCTCCGCGACCTACAATGACGAAATAAAGCGCCTCGCGGATGGGCTACTGCATGAGCCTGCCGTCCTGGAGGCCGCGCGGAGGAACACTCCTGCCGAGGCGGTCTCCCAGGTTGTGCATCCGGTTAAGCAGACCCGGAAAAGGGAGCTCCTCTCGCACCTCGTTAAATCCGGCGGCTGGCGCCAGGCCCTCGTTTTCACCCGCACCAAGCACGGCGCGAACAGGCTCGCGGAGCAGCTCTTGAAGGACGGCATAAACTCGACGGCCATCCACGGGAATAAGAGCCAGTCGGCCCGCACCAGGGCCCTTTCCGAGTTCAAGAACGGCTCGGTGAGGGTGCTTGTAGCTACGGACATCGCGGCCAGGGGCCTTGATATAGAGAGCCTCCCGCACGTCGTGAATTACGACCTCCCCAATATCCCCGAAGACTATATACACCGGATCGGCCGGACCGGGCGTGCCGGGGCCGGAGGCACCGCGCTATCGCTCGTCTCCGCCGACGAAAAGGAATATCTCACGAACATACAGCGCCTCCTCGGCCGTAAGATACCCGTAGAGGAGGTGCCGGGTTTTCAGCAGGACGCCTCTGAGCCTTCCGCGCCCAGGGCCGCGGCGCATCAGAGAAGCGCGGGGAATAGCCGTTTCAATAGTCCGGGAGGCTTCAGGAGGCCCTCCCGCCGGGGTTGA
- the zupT gene encoding zinc transporter ZupT: MSGVWLALGLTLFAGMATGIGSAIAFFAKRTNYRFLSVSTGFSAGVMLYVSFVEILLKGGNALTEAYGDYWGHWANAGSFFGGILFIGAIDNLIPAAKNPHETHAGSERAPLKGEAATGAGVTAFDNQAGSIHDHAAHNNKLHRMGLFTALAIAIHNLPEGLATFLAAMHDPGLGIAIAVAVALHNIPEGISVSVPIYYATGKRGKAFIYSLLSGLAEPVGALIGYLLILYFVGVNGDGKVIPPEVMGMAFGGIAGVMVYISLDELLPTSRTYGKGHDSILGLVFGMGVMALSLLLMK; the protein is encoded by the coding sequence ATGAGCGGCGTCTGGCTCGCGCTCGGGCTTACTCTTTTCGCCGGAATGGCTACGGGCATCGGTAGCGCCATAGCCTTCTTCGCCAAACGGACCAATTACCGCTTTCTTTCGGTCTCGACAGGCTTCTCGGCCGGGGTAATGCTCTATGTCTCGTTCGTCGAGATACTCTTAAAGGGCGGTAACGCTTTGACCGAGGCTTACGGAGACTACTGGGGGCACTGGGCGAACGCGGGCTCGTTCTTCGGCGGCATCCTTTTCATCGGCGCTATCGACAACCTCATCCCTGCTGCCAAAAACCCGCACGAGACCCATGCAGGCTCGGAACGGGCTCCGCTTAAAGGAGAGGCCGCAACCGGAGCCGGCGTAACGGCATTTGATAACCAGGCCGGGAGCATACACGACCACGCTGCGCATAACAATAAGCTCCACAGGATGGGGCTCTTTACGGCCCTCGCGATCGCCATCCATAACCTGCCCGAGGGCCTCGCGACATTCCTCGCGGCCATGCACGACCCCGGCCTCGGCATAGCAATAGCGGTCGCCGTGGCTCTCCACAATATCCCGGAGGGCATAAGCGTCTCCGTCCCCATCTATTACGCCACGGGGAAACGCGGCAAGGCATTCATCTACTCGCTCTTGAGCGGCCTTGCCGAGCCCGTAGGAGCGCTCATAGGTTACCTTCTCATCCTTTATTTTGTGGGCGTGAACGGCGACGGGAAGGTAATCCCGCCCGAGGTCATGGGCATGGCATTCGGCGGCATAGCCGGGGTAATGGTCTACATAAGCCTGGACGAGCTACTTCCCACGAGCCGAACTTATGGAAAAGGGCACGACAGCATCCTCGGCCTGGTCTTCGGGATGGGGGTCATGGCGTTGAGTCTTCTATTGATGAAGTAG
- a CDS encoding N-acetyltransferase, whose translation MKSEFIIRSETEADVDAIAAVTIAAFKTLEISNHTEQFVIAALRAAKALTVSLVAEAHGRVIGHIAFSPVGISDGTRNWYGLGPVSVLPAYQRQGIGKALIREGLSRLKTLNAKGCCLVGYPDYYRQFGFRNIPGLVHEGVPQEFFLALSFVGHTPQGTVTFHEAFKASG comes from the coding sequence ATGAAATCTGAATTTATTATCAGGAGCGAAACAGAAGCCGATGTCGACGCCATAGCCGCTGTGACAATTGCGGCATTCAAGACCCTGGAAATCAGCAATCATACGGAACAGTTTGTCATTGCGGCTCTACGCGCCGCCAAAGCCCTTACGGTATCGCTCGTAGCGGAAGCGCATGGCCGGGTGATTGGGCATATTGCCTTCTCTCCGGTCGGCATTTCGGACGGCACCCGGAACTGGTACGGCCTCGGCCCTGTCTCGGTGCTGCCGGCGTACCAGCGGCAGGGCATCGGCAAAGCCCTGATACGGGAAGGCTTATCACGGCTGAAAACCCTGAACGCTAAAGGATGCTGTCTCGTGGGGTATCCGGATTACTACAGGCAATTCGGGTTCAGGAACATACCGGGACTTGTGCATGAGGGAGTGCCTCAGGAATTCTTTCTCGCCCTCTCTTTTGTAGGGCATACTCCACAGGGCACAGTCACCTTCCATGAGGCATTCAAGGCGAGCGGCTGA
- a CDS encoding DUF389 domain-containing protein: MDLLKLKAIGLIKEWLHKKAAEVNQASVMKTVYQEVDITAGYFLVLTIANLIALTGLITNNTAVIIGAMLISPLMGPILSSGFAFITGNEAIGRKAFSTIVKSVAATIAVAAFATWLSPLNEVTQEILARTRPNLYDLVVAFLAGLVGAIAICTKRNYITIVPGVAIATAVIPPLSVAGFGLGSANFSIALGGFFLFFTNFVAIIISTCIVFFVYGFRPGVLAEIDVYQLKKRIAALGAILFVISIPLLYTLHVSLSEIRLRSGISAALKRAFDTEKVSYLSTFDYRELDDALRVRAAINTTKYLEEGQIAEAEKSIEAALGRDIILDIEQVLMQAGGLKPVVPASIAGLTQPKPDPKKEMEAASLALGNAVNSAERILSPYRVSEFYLGRKHGSGALQVFMKVRRDSPFTPDEALWLEKLVSEALGAPVALTIETQPLLDPITLPDEKSFASDGLNSALRTVSEILSRQPRLMVRIEARQSSTDSSKTRKKLALQRAEKVKAVLVEKHGIPAGNIVITAAPGKSAAPLVSIKVVSGD; this comes from the coding sequence GTGGATCTTTTAAAGCTCAAGGCCATAGGCCTTATAAAGGAATGGCTCCATAAGAAGGCCGCCGAGGTCAACCAGGCATCGGTCATGAAGACCGTATACCAGGAGGTTGACATAACAGCGGGCTACTTCCTCGTACTCACCATTGCGAACCTCATCGCCCTTACTGGCCTCATCACGAACAACACGGCCGTCATAATCGGCGCCATGCTCATTTCCCCCCTAATGGGGCCGATACTCAGCAGCGGCTTCGCTTTCATAACCGGCAACGAGGCCATCGGCAGGAAGGCCTTCTCGACTATCGTTAAGAGTGTTGCCGCTACAATCGCGGTAGCCGCTTTTGCCACCTGGCTTTCTCCCCTGAACGAGGTCACGCAGGAGATACTCGCGAGGACGCGGCCCAACCTCTACGACCTTGTAGTCGCCTTCCTTGCGGGCCTCGTCGGAGCAATAGCCATCTGCACTAAAAGGAACTACATAACCATAGTGCCGGGCGTAGCCATAGCGACCGCGGTAATCCCGCCCTTGAGCGTCGCCGGGTTCGGGCTCGGGAGCGCCAACTTCTCCATCGCGCTCGGCGGCTTTTTCCTCTTTTTCACGAACTTCGTGGCCATTATCATAAGCACCTGCATCGTCTTTTTCGTATACGGCTTCAGGCCCGGAGTGCTCGCCGAAATAGACGTCTACCAGCTCAAGAAGAGGATAGCCGCGCTCGGCGCGATACTCTTCGTGATCTCGATACCGCTCCTTTACACCCTTCACGTCTCGCTTTCGGAGATAAGGCTCAGGAGCGGCATAAGTGCGGCCCTCAAGCGCGCATTCGACACTGAAAAGGTATCATACCTCTCCACCTTCGATTACAGGGAACTGGATGACGCGCTCAGGGTAAGGGCCGCGATAAACACGACCAAATACCTGGAGGAGGGCCAGATAGCCGAGGCCGAGAAGTCCATTGAGGCGGCGCTCGGCAGGGATATAATACTGGATATCGAGCAGGTCCTCATGCAAGCCGGAGGGCTAAAGCCCGTGGTCCCGGCCTCCATTGCGGGGCTCACCCAGCCCAAGCCCGACCCGAAAAAGGAGATGGAGGCAGCCTCGCTCGCGCTGGGCAATGCCGTAAATTCGGCGGAAAGGATACTGAGCCCCTACAGGGTATCTGAGTTCTATCTCGGGCGGAAGCACGGCAGCGGGGCTTTACAGGTCTTCATGAAGGTCAGGCGCGATTCGCCCTTCACCCCGGATGAGGCGCTGTGGCTCGAAAAGCTGGTATCCGAGGCGCTCGGCGCGCCCGTGGCGCTGACGATCGAGACGCAACCCCTCCTCGACCCCATAACCCTCCCCGACGAGAAGTCGTTCGCATCGGACGGTTTAAATAGCGCGCTCAGGACCGTAAGCGAGATACTCTCGCGCCAACCCCGGCTCATGGTCAGGATAGAGGCCCGCCAGTCCTCGACGGACAGCTCCAAGACAAGAAAGAAGCTGGCACTCCAGAGGGCCGAGAAGGTCAAGGCCGTACTGGTCGAGAAACACGGGATACCCGCAGGCAATATCGTAATCACTGCCGCGCCAGGCAAATCGGCCGCGCCTCTGGTCAGCATAAAGGTCGTAAGCGGCGATTGA
- a CDS encoding hydroxyacid dehydrogenase, giving the protein MKLAVFEVEEWERPSFERLDSGHDIRFTNEPLTDENAGPYTDFEVISTFIWSELDRKTLSRFRNLRHIATRSTGYDHIDTAYCAERGISVSNVPTYGDNTVAEHVFGLLLAISHNLVDAVERTRRGDFSQQGLRGFDLKGKTIGVLGTGSIGRYVIDIAKGFHMEVLAFDLHPREDLARRIGFKYVSLEEALRKSDVITLHIPAIPETYHFLSDREFAMMKEGVVIINTARGILIDIQALLRAITSGKVAAVGLDVLPEEPTIREEAELLRSIAQKKPLDVLLAGHILLRLRNVLITPHSAFNTKEAVQRILDTTIENIAAFEKGEARNKVA; this is encoded by the coding sequence ATGAAGCTCGCCGTCTTCGAGGTCGAGGAATGGGAAAGGCCGTCTTTCGAGCGTCTGGACTCGGGCCATGACATAAGGTTTACGAACGAGCCGCTTACGGATGAGAACGCGGGCCCGTATACCGACTTCGAGGTCATATCCACTTTTATCTGGTCCGAGCTCGACAGGAAGACCTTGAGCCGGTTCAGGAACCTCCGGCACATAGCCACGCGCTCGACAGGATACGACCATATAGACACGGCCTATTGCGCTGAAAGAGGCATAAGCGTATCGAACGTACCCACATATGGCGACAACACGGTCGCGGAGCACGTCTTTGGGCTTCTGCTTGCGATAAGCCACAACCTCGTCGACGCGGTGGAGAGGACGCGGAGGGGGGACTTCTCACAGCAGGGGCTCCGGGGGTTCGATCTCAAGGGAAAGACCATAGGTGTACTCGGCACCGGGAGCATAGGAAGGTACGTGATAGACATAGCCAAGGGCTTCCACATGGAGGTTCTTGCCTTCGACCTCCATCCCAGGGAAGACCTTGCCAGGAGGATCGGTTTCAAGTACGTCTCGCTCGAAGAGGCCCTTCGGAAATCCGATGTCATAACGCTCCACATACCGGCGATACCGGAGACCTATCATTTCCTTTCGGACAGGGAGTTCGCGATGATGAAGGAGGGCGTGGTCATAATAAATACTGCAAGGGGCATACTCATAGACATACAGGCCCTCTTAAGGGCCATCACCAGCGGCAAGGTGGCTGCCGTCGGGCTGGACGTCCTGCCTGAGGAGCCTACCATCAGGGAGGAGGCGGAGCTCCTCCGGTCAATAGCCCAGAAAAAGCCGCTCGACGTACTCCTCGCCGGGCACATACTCCTTCGCCTCCGTAACGTCCTCATTACCCCGCACAGCGCCTTCAATACCAAAGAGGCAGTCCAGAGAATCCTCGACACCACTATCGAGAATATCGCGGCGTTTGAGAAAGGCGAGGCAAGGAACAAGGTAGCCTGA
- a CDS encoding sigma 54-interacting transcriptional regulator, producing MESEKLRLAGNNDAVHKYIELNSDAILNSIADGVVVIGLNHEILFINRAAREIFGKVGLKDFSRGGKCSGMIGHTSCAFDCVINRTIKSGEHLYNYEVTLGRGDRKVTLSINTALLKDEDGKIIGGLEIFRDTSLIKELRDEIKGKYSFENIIGKNYRMHEVFELLKEVAPTRATVLIEGETGTGKELIANAIHHNSPRCAGPFVKVNCAALSEGILESELFGHVKGAFTGAIADKPGRFELADGGTIFLDEVGDITPHTQVKLLRVLQEGEFERVGGTKTIKVDVRVVTATNKDLKALVEKGEFREDLFYRLKVVPVRLPALRERKDDIPLLVKYFIGKFNREMGMEVRHVSPAAMELLMEYGYPGNIRELEHIIEHAFVRCQGNTINPEHLPKDLHARGLVEKAMSTDEPMKALEREVILKALGETGWRFNESARKLKMSRTTLWRRIKELGIEKPA from the coding sequence ATGGAGAGCGAAAAATTAAGGCTTGCCGGCAATAATGATGCCGTCCACAAGTACATAGAGCTCAATAGCGATGCCATCCTTAATAGCATCGCCGACGGCGTGGTCGTCATAGGACTCAACCACGAGATACTCTTCATAAACAGGGCCGCTAGGGAGATATTCGGGAAGGTCGGGCTTAAGGATTTCTCAAGGGGCGGCAAATGCAGCGGCATGATAGGGCACACGAGCTGCGCCTTCGACTGCGTTATAAACAGGACCATAAAGTCGGGCGAGCACCTTTACAACTACGAGGTGACGCTCGGAAGGGGCGATAGAAAAGTCACTCTAAGCATAAATACGGCGCTCTTGAAGGACGAGGACGGGAAGATAATAGGCGGCCTCGAGATATTCAGGGACACCTCGCTTATTAAAGAGCTCCGGGACGAAATAAAGGGTAAATACTCCTTCGAGAACATAATCGGCAAGAACTACCGGATGCACGAGGTATTCGAGCTCTTGAAAGAGGTCGCGCCGACGAGGGCGACGGTCCTAATAGAAGGCGAGACCGGCACAGGGAAGGAGCTTATAGCGAACGCCATCCACCACAACTCCCCCAGGTGCGCCGGGCCTTTCGTGAAGGTAAATTGCGCGGCCCTTTCAGAGGGGATTCTAGAAAGCGAGCTATTCGGCCATGTTAAGGGGGCCTTCACTGGCGCCATAGCCGACAAGCCCGGCCGTTTCGAGCTTGCGGACGGCGGCACCATCTTCCTCGACGAGGTCGGCGACATAACCCCGCACACGCAGGTGAAGCTCCTTCGGGTCCTTCAGGAAGGGGAATTCGAGAGGGTGGGTGGCACCAAGACCATCAAGGTAGACGTGCGGGTGGTCACAGCGACCAACAAGGATTTGAAGGCCCTCGTTGAAAAAGGCGAGTTCAGGGAGGACCTCTTCTACAGGCTGAAGGTCGTGCCCGTGAGGCTCCCGGCCCTTCGGGAGCGGAAGGACGACATACCTCTCCTCGTAAAGTACTTCATCGGGAAATTCAACCGTGAGATGGGGATGGAAGTCCGCCACGTATCCCCGGCCGCCATGGAATTATTGATGGAGTACGGCTATCCGGGGAACATCCGCGAGCTCGAGCACATAATCGAGCACGCGTTCGTGAGATGCCAGGGCAACACCATAAACCCCGAGCACCTGCCGAAAGACCTCCATGCAAGGGGGCTCGTTGAAAAAGCCATGAGCACCGACGAGCCCATGAAGGCGCTCGAGCGCGAGGTGATACTAAAGGCACTTGGCGAGACCGGATGGAGGTTCAACGAGAGCGCCCGGAAGCTCAAGATGAGCAGGACAACGCTCTGGAGGAGGATAAAGGAGCTTGGGATAGAGAAGCCCGCCTGA
- a CDS encoding DUF1858 domain-containing protein, producing the protein MPEITGHMTTGEVTTRWPSTKEVFSKHFGTGCFTCPAFGGEPISMACAMHSTDVNMFVSELIEAAKKDEANV; encoded by the coding sequence ATGCCAGAGATAACCGGCCATATGACCACAGGAGAGGTCACAACGAGATGGCCTTCGACCAAAGAGGTCTTCTCGAAACACTTCGGCACTGGCTGCTTTACCTGCCCGGCTTTCGGTGGCGAGCCCATTTCGATGGCCTGCGCAATGCACTCGACCGATGTGAATATGTTCGTCTCTGAGCTTATCGAGGCTGCAAAAAAGGACGAGGCGAACGTATAG
- a CDS encoding CapA family protein — MKVLFVGDVMLGRLVNRELGRRRPEYPWGDTLPVFKGSDARIINLECVISDRGEPWSITHKAFHFRTDSKNISVLRAAGIDAVSIANNHSLDYGFGALVDMLDALDAAGIKRAGAGRNLEEAASPAFFEVNGKWCALMAFTDNEPEWEAGPESPGVYYVPVDVDDSRAEALFERVRDARKKADFLVVSAHWGPNWGYRPRPNHRPFGRKLLEIGAHLVFGHSCHVFQGIEFHHGGALIYSSGNFIDDYAVDEAERNDESFIFTTDFDGRVRSIELRPTVIDEFSAHMAASPRAELIAAKMKNLCGEMGSVAEWDEEMGALKVVPR, encoded by the coding sequence ATGAAGGTCCTTTTCGTGGGCGATGTGATGCTCGGGCGACTCGTTAACCGGGAGCTCGGAAGGAGAAGGCCGGAATACCCATGGGGCGACACGCTCCCGGTCTTCAAGGGCTCGGACGCCCGCATAATTAACCTCGAATGCGTGATATCGGACAGGGGCGAGCCCTGGTCGATCACCCACAAAGCCTTCCATTTCAGGACCGATTCAAAAAATATAAGCGTTTTGCGGGCCGCCGGGATAGACGCGGTCTCCATAGCCAACAACCATTCGCTGGACTACGGTTTCGGAGCGCTCGTTGACATGCTCGATGCGCTGGATGCGGCAGGCATAAAGCGCGCAGGCGCGGGAAGAAATCTGGAAGAGGCCGCTTCACCCGCGTTTTTCGAGGTAAATGGAAAATGGTGCGCGCTCATGGCGTTCACCGACAACGAGCCCGAATGGGAAGCAGGGCCCGAGAGCCCCGGTGTATATTACGTCCCGGTGGATGTTGACGACAGCCGGGCAGAGGCGCTCTTCGAAAGGGTCAGGGACGCTAGGAAGAAGGCCGACTTCCTCGTCGTCTCGGCCCACTGGGGGCCGAACTGGGGCTACAGGCCGCGCCCGAACCACAGGCCTTTCGGCAGGAAGCTCCTTGAGATCGGCGCCCATCTGGTATTCGGCCATTCCTGCCATGTCTTCCAGGGCATCGAGTTCCATCACGGCGGCGCGCTCATCTACAGCTCGGGGAACTTCATAGACGACTACGCCGTGGACGAGGCCGAACGGAATGACGAATCTTTCATATTCACGACTGATTTTGACGGGAGGGTCAGGTCTATTGAACTCCGGCCCACTGTCATTGACGAGTTCAGCGCGCATATGGCAGCTTCGCCAAGGGCAGAGCTTATAGCGGCGAAGATGAAGAATCTCTGCGGTGAGATGGGGAGCGTGGCTGAATGGGATGAGGAGATGGGGGCTCTTAAGGTCGTCCCCCGGTAG